A window of the Harmonia axyridis chromosome 5, icHarAxyr1.1, whole genome shotgun sequence genome harbors these coding sequences:
- the LOC123681029 gene encoding uncharacterized protein LOC123681029 has protein sequence MENSRFANLLQSCGLEDYIEKFTDEGIDDTNFELLHNENDTLKEIFPKIGPRMVFKKMLSDLRLSSGQHCLIDVNQTVELDMPSISSASTISNNNLFIEVEDDLKSLLEHPQISNISESPALERIGEDIKITSLFAPLNLEQVLRKDSEGRMILLYHRKLDNNLRNKLAKIIINEIIQKFSSSNLKSEVFTRASQEISRLFPNEAQEVYFTPYTKSSSNLRKQAPRGKLWSRYIHVKAGLRLAEKFSNNYKSEEHASLLTEPSEEVISSLKLLESDATDFPRLLLAWKATFEERRDFILKEDILNILIKYPILRTQNGIQLFESDFDRQNPGEIDIVYKEWPKVAEAIIDECKDRKIDIGSELHDRSTKALLKLPYLYPMITLRNQGKTWRPTRLECQESFFVSVEKLADLENLVLLKKNKLAKLKIPFQPFGAVIEEEYFVVFFDTYYKLDSPIRCLEALYKLFHALNLEYPLEGKHIWETIQELVFRTSCLRKTSAAAAVISDLKFHLEK, from the exons ATGGAGAATTCACGCTTTGCAAATTTATTACAAAGTTGCGGTCTAGAAGATTACATCGAAAAATTTACAG atgaaGGTATCGATGATACCAACTTTGAATTGTTGCATAATGAAAACGATACACTCaaagaaatttttccaaaaattggaCCAAGAatggttttcaaaaaaatgttgagtGATCTGCGATTATCGAGTGGGCAGCACTGTCTAATTGATGTTAATCAAAcg GTTGAACTTGATATGCCATCTATATCAAGTGCTTCAACCATTTCCAATAATAATCTATTCATAGAAGTTGAAGAcgatttaaaatcattgttggAGCATCCGCAGATCTCAAACATATCAGAAAGTCCTGCATTGGAGAGAATAGGGGAGGATATAAAAATTACTTCCTTATTCGCACCCCTA AACTTAGAACAAGTTTTGAGGAAAGATTCAGAGGGCCGAATGATATTGCTGTATCACCGAAAATTGGACAACAATCTGCGTAATAAATTGgccaaaattattataaacgaaataatacaaaaattctccAGTAGCAA CTTAAAATCAGAGGTATTTACCAGAGCATCCCAAGAAATTTCAAGGCTCTTCCCCAATGAAGCACAGGAGGTTTATTTTACGCCATATACCAAGTCTAGTTCCAATCTGAGGAAACAAGCACCAAGGGGAAAACTCTGGTCGAGATATATTCATGTTAAAGCTGGCCTGAGATTGgccgaaaaattttcaaataattataaatcAGAAGAACATGCATCATTATTGACAGAACCTTCTGAAGAAGTTATTTcaagtttgaaattattagaatcaGACGCAACTGATTTCCCAAGATTGTTGCTGGCGTGGAAAGCAACTTTCGAAGAGAGAAGGGATTTCATTCTTAAAGAAGATATACTGAATATACTTATAAAGTATCCAATATTGAGAACCCAGAACggtattcagttg TTCGAATCTGACTTCGATAGACAAAACCCTGGAGAAATAGACATTGTATACAAAGAATGGCCTAAAGTAGCGGAAGCTATTATTGACGAGTGCAAAGATAGGAAAATTGATATTGGATCCGAATTACATG ATAGATCCACAAAAGCATTACTGAAGCTGCCATATCTTTATCCCATGATAACCTTGAGAAACCAAGGTAAAACCTGGAGACCAACAAGACTCGAGTGCCAGGAAAGTTTTTTTGTCAGTGTAGAG AAACTAGCAGATCTGGAAAATTTGgttctgttaaaaaaaaataaattggcGAAATTAAAGATTCCATTTCAACCCTTCGGTGCAGTGATTGAGGaagaatattttgttgtattttttgACACTTACTACAAACTCGATTCGCCCATCAGATGTCTGGAGGCATTATATAAACTCTTCCATGCTCTAAATTTAGAATATCCTTTGGAAGGTAAGCACATATGGGAGACCATTCAAGAGTTAGTATTCAGAACATCATGTTTGAGAAAGACTAGCGCAGCAGCTGCAGTCATATCTGATTTAAAATTCCATTTAGAGAAATAA
- the LOC123680909 gene encoding LOW QUALITY PROTEIN: zinc finger protein 622-like (The sequence of the model RefSeq protein was modified relative to this genomic sequence to represent the inferred CDS: substituted 2 bases at 2 genomic stop codons), with protein MDGDASQSPTDNELTGCGICQVRVKNSELTAHNESQWHNINLNRKFLKIKPLTKREFAMQFEYLDQKQLVSKKKEVLVCNGCNKKFSSHNTYNDHLQSRKHQKKKNEYVRNNVPKEKKKKLINFEKLDNYNDNDNPVDRNQCLFCSHLSDNCYKNLEHMTSIHSFSIPDIEYCIDIPGLLRKLGVKVYKHHLCLYCQRFYSSSKAVKAHMEDKGHCMMFYHNFNEVALKEYSNFYDYPSLIPDTQSVVKEVELVPVKIVDGSGLSLVLPSGKTIIERKMVRFYKKNKKNRSSAVVPSINNESSATYRALGWSQSDQEQAARSIQAISEIPAKQHQTLRRFTSPKIEISVFLLLLMSSSSPETNNVSADSSYIADLKIKRVQSKWXTKLGVKQNKFXKHFRQQVNF; from the exons ATGGACGGTGATGCGTCGCAGAGCCCTACAGATAATGAACTTACAGGATGTGGAATATGTCAGGTACGCGTGAAAAATAGTGAATTAACAGCACATAATGAATCACAATGGCATAATATtaatttaaatagaaaatttctcaaaataaaaCCATTGACTAAAAGGGAATTCGCTatgcaatttgaatatttggatcaAAAGCAACTGGTTTCAAAAAAGAAAGAAGTACTAGTTTGCAATGGATGTAACAAAAAGTTTTCTAGCCATAACACCTATAATGATCATCTTCAATCTAGGAAgcatcaaaaaaagaaaaacgaaTATGTTCGAAACAATGTTcctaaagaaaagaaaaaaaaattaataaattttgagAAGTTGGACAATTATAATGATAACGATAATCCTGTAGATAGAAATCAATGTCTATTCTGTTCCCATTTAAGTGACAATTGCtataaaaatttagaacacATGACTTCAATACATTCTTTTTCCATACCAGATATTGAATATTGTATAGACATCCCAGGATTATTGAGGAAGCTTGGAGTAAAAGTATACAAAC ATCACTTGTGTCTTTATTGTCAACGATTTTACTCATCATCTAAGGCTGTTAAAGCACATATGGAAGATAAGGGCCATTGTATGATGTTTTATCATAATTTCAATGAAGTAGCCCTCAAAGAATACTCTAATTTTTATGACTATCCTTCTTTAATTCCAGACACACAAAGTGTTGTAAAGGAAGTTGAATTG GTACCTGTAAAAATAGTTGACGGCTCTGGATTAAGTTTAGTTTTACCATCTGgcaaaacaattattgaaagaaAGATGGTgagattttataaaaaaaacaaaaaaaaccgtTCATCTGCTGTGGTTCCATCAATAAATAATGAAAGTTCGGCAACCTATAGAGCATTAGGTTGGTCACAATCAGATCAAGAGCAGGCTGCAAG ATCAATACAAGCAATATCGGAAATTCCCGCAAAACAACATCAAACCCTACGAAGGTTTACCTCCCCCAAAATAGAGATTTCTGTTTTCCTTCTCCTATTGATGAGTTCATCTTCACCAGAAACAAATAATGTTTCTGCAGATAGCTCTTACATTGCAGATCTG aaGATCAAGAGAGTCCAGTCCAAATGGTAAACAAAACTAGGAGTGAAACAGAACAAGTTCTAAAAACACTTCAGACAACAAGTGAACTTTTGA